Below is a window of Sulfitobacter sp. SK012 DNA.
CTTGGCTTCGGCCAAAACATCCCACCACGTGCACAGGTGATGTAGCGCAACCCCATGATCACCCAGCGTCTTTTCAGTTTGTGGAAAGATATCATAATAGAAGATCACCGCCGTATGCCCGCAGGTGGCTCCAGTCTCGCGAATCGCATCCACAAAAGAGAGTTTTGAGCCGCCATCGGTGGTGAGATCTTCGACCAGCAGAACCCGCTGACCTTCTGTCATCACGCCCTCGATACGGGCGTTGCGGCCGTATCCTTTGGGCTTTTTGCGGACATAAGTCATCGGCAAGGCCATCCGTTCGGCAACCAAAGCGCCAAAGGGAATACCCGCAGTTTCGCCGCCGGCGATGTTATCGAACGCCTCAAAGCCCACATTGCGCATAACGGTGACAGTCAGAAAATCCATCAAAGTCGTGCGGATACGCGGGTAAGAAATAAGCTTGCGGCAATCGATATACGTCGGGCTCGGCAAACCCGAAGCAAGGGTGAAAGGTTCATCGGCATTGAAATGCACGGCCCCAATTTCCAGCAACATACGCGCGGTCAGGCGGGCCATTTCGTCGGCGGGCGGATAGCTGGTTGGGATCATCTGCGGTGTCCTTTGTGCGAGTGGGGCAAAAGAAATCATGCCTCTGGTAAGGGTACTGTTAAGAGTAAAGCCTCAGGTCACAGTCCAGTGCAACGGCATTGCTGGGTCAAAAACGGTAACGGGGCCTTCGGGCGTGTCGACATGGCTTGGAAAGCTGGGCGGCGAGCGGGTTAAGGTCATTTTCGCTTCATTCGCGGGCAAGCCGTAAAACGCGGGCCCGTTAAGCGATGTGAACGCCTCTAGCTGATCCAGCGCGCCGTCTTGCTCAAAAACTTCCGCCAAAATGCTGAGGGTATTTGGCGCGGTGAAGCAACCTGCGCAGCCGCACGGCAGCAATTTGTTTGCGTCCGTGTGCGGTGCCGAGTCTGTGCCAAGAAAGAACCGCGGGTCGCCAGAAGTTGCCGCAGCCCGTAGCGCGAGGCGATGATTTTCGCGTTTGGCCACCGGGAGACAATAGTAGTGCGGCTTGATCCCGCCGGCCAAGATATGGTTGCGGTTGATCACGAGGTGATGGGTGGTGATCGTCGCGGCAAGGTTTTCAGGGGCCGCACGGACGTAATCAGCAGCTTGTTGTGTGGTAATATGCTCCATCACAACGCGCAAAGCGGGATGACTGCGGCGGATGGGGTCAAGAACACGGTCGATAAAGACAGCTTCGCGGTCAAAAATATCTATTTCAGGATCGGTGACTTCGCCGTGGGTACAAAGCGGTAAGCCGATCTCAGCCATCTTTTCCAGGACCGCCCCAACACGGTCAAAATTTGCCACGCCGCTGGCAGAATTGGTGGTCGCACCCGCGGGGTAAAGTTTGACCGCGTGGATCAAACCGTCCGCATGGGCTGCGGCAACATCCGCGGGGTCAGTATTTTCCGTAAGATAGAGCGTCATCAGTGGGTTGAAATCAGCTCCTTCAGGCATCGCTGCGAGAATCCTGTCGCGGTAAGCGGCGGCATCTTTTGCCGTGACCACTGGGGGGACTAGATTTGGCATGATGATGGCGCGGCCGAAATGACTGGCGCTATGGGGCAAGACCGCGCACAGCATGTCTCCGTCGCGCAGATGCAGGTGCCAGTCGTCGGGACGGCGGATCGTGAAAGTTTTTGTCATGGCAGCGGGCTAGCACAGCCCCCTTCGGCGCGCTAGTCGTCTTGTGCCTCATTCAGCTCTGCCAAACGGCGGGCAAAACGGGGTGCTTTCATCCGCGCGGTCACATTTTGCGCCAACGCACGTACCAAGCTGTCACGCCCTTGGCTATCAAGAGCGGTCATCAAATTTCGCAGATATGGAGAGTGATTGCGACGTGACCGCAGCAATTTTGAAAACAGCCACTCGTCCAGCGTATCGTTCGCCGCTGCCTTTAGCAGCGCGTCAAAAATATCCATTTCCAACAGATCGGTTTGGATCGCGTCCCCCATAAAGCGCAGGCGATGTTTCACTACGTTTGGACGGGTAAAGAGTGCTGCGTGCATTGCATCAAGCTGCTGCGCTGGATCGTAAAGCACATGGGCGCGCTCCGCCCCATCAATCATATCAGGGGCATAGCCATAGCGTGCGGTGAAATCGAGACGGCGCATATCAGAAAAACGATCGTCCCATTCGGTGATCCGCGGATCAAGAGTTGCCTGAGGCTGGACCACAACAACCCGCGCACCAGGGGAAGCGACGGCGTAGGCGGCGGCGGCATATCCACAAGGGCCGGCACCATAGAAAATGACCGTCTCAAATTCGTCGAAGAACCCATCATCCACGAGCCGGTCAAAATAGCCAAAAACGGCGCGGTCGCGGAACCATGTGTCGCCGTCGGATGCTATGCACAAATGCGACCAACCCTCGGCTTGGATCATGCGCCAACCCAAAGGTTGTGCTTTGGGCGAGAGGGCGTGAATGCCTTGCAGGGTTTCGAATGTGACCAAAAGCGTTGTTCCGGCTTCGATAAATGCTGCGACGTGCCGTTTTCCTAGGCGCTCAAGATAGCCGTCGTCCTCGCAAAGGGATGCCAGAGCAGCTAACCAGTCTGCCTTTTCCATCTCGGCCAGAGATGTGTCGAAACTCAACGCTTCGCCTGCCATTTTGCCATCCTCAAATGTGCCCGTTCCCTATCTCGGATCGTGGCTTTGAAGGGTTTCTACAGGTCTATTGCGGCGAAATTAGGGACAATCAGCCCTAAATTGGGGCGATTTTGCGCAAAATCACGTAGTTTTTTTGGGAGCAGGTTGGCGGGCCATATTTGCGTGCTGGACCATAAACTGCGCGGCTTTTTGTGGTACTGGGGCTGATCCAGGCGTCATCAGGAGCCTGCCAAAGAGCGCGCGGAAGGGCTCGAGCTGCATCAGCTCGGTAAAGCGGGCTTTGCGCCAGGCGACGGTCGTTTTGTGCAACTTGGCCAAAGTCGCATCGGTCATTAGGTCGGCCAAGTATGCATCACGTTCGGGTTTGAGGGCATGGATCGTTTGGTCGCGGTCGGTGTTGAAATTTCGTTCCACCCAGTAGTCCATGCCAAGCAGATGGTCGCTATGCACAGCGCGGCCCCGGTCGGCCTTGAGCACATAGCTTTCTAATGCGCCAAGGGCATAGTGGTTGAGTTGGACCAATCCGTAATTATCGCGGCCAAAGTTTGAGAAAATGCGTTTGGTCTTGAACATATCGGGCAGGAGGGTGCCGTTGCCATCGACCCAATTCGCATTTGCCAAGCGGCTTTGATCGGGGCTGCGCGGCCGATGCACGCCGGGTTTGGCGTATGTGCCGTCATTGCGGTAAAGCGTCTTGAACATCGATGCACGCCAAGGCCAATACATCACTGCGGGTGCGCATTGGGTGAAGGTTTCGGTCATGGGCGCATCAGAGTATCGGACCTGACCCGCCGAACCAAACAGCCGCCATGTCAAGGTGATCGCGGTGGCATCGGGAACCGCGGCATGCAGTGCGCTAAGCGTGTGGTCGCCCACATGAATGTTAACGAACTCGTCTATATCCAAGGGCAGAATCCAGTCGGCATTCTTGACCTGATCTAGTTTCGCGGCTGCTTTAAGCGCTGTGAATTGGATACCGCCCTTGTCATATGGACCGTCGTTGCGGATGTGGGTCAGCTGACCCATTTCTGCGAGCCGGTCCAGGACTAGATCGGTGCCATCATCGCAATCGTTTGAAAAGACAAGGAAATCGTTAAAGCCAACGGCACGATGATGGGCCAGCCATTCCAGCAGAAAAGCCGCTTCGTTGCGGACACAAAGGATAGCGAGATGGGTCATTTACCAGCTACGACGAAATGAAACGACTTTGCGCGTTGATCCGCGTGCATAATACGCCAGACCCGCATCCATAAAGGCGCGAAAAACCGCATTGACCCCGTCAGGGCCGATCCATTGCGGATGCAACTCGATCACGGCGGCACGCAACCCACTAAGATCCATTGCTGGAATCAGATCGGCTTCCGCGCCTTCGATGTCGCAGATCAGCACATTCGCCTGCGTTTCTTTCATCACCTGTTTGGCATTCAGTACATCGACTTTGACAGAATATGGGGCCTCTTCGCCCTCTTTTGGAACAAGTGAAGACGCGAGCAGGTTTTTCCGAGGATAGAAATCGACGGTTCCCTTGCGTGCTCCCAAAATGGCGTTGTGCACATGTGCATTTTTAACGTTGTTGGCGGCATGAACCGCGTGAATATAGGGGATCAGGTTTGGGTTTGCTTCATATGCATACACTGCTTTGAGCTTCCGTTTGGTCGCAACCAACGTGGACATATAGCCAATGCCAGCGCCCAGCTCGATGACCACGTCGTCGTCGCGCACCACCTTCATCACGGCGTCGGATTCCTTGCCTTCATACAAATCTTTGCGCAAGGCACCGCGAATTTGACCCTTGATGAACTGATTGTCTTTGGGGAATTTCATGCCGCGCGACACGATAAAAGGTGAACGCTGCTTGCTCTTTGCTTCAATCACAGTGCCATCCATTTTAGCTCTCCATATCAAGAGCGAGGGCATATGCGACCCGCTCCGTTTCGGTCAGTTTGACGTTTAATGCTTGCGTAAGCAGGTCTGCGAATTCCGGGTTTTTCTTGAGTTCACCTGCTTTGGCGCGGTGCCACTCAGATCCTTTTTTGTGCCATTTCTTCAGCGTCTTATCCTGCATCAATCTGTCGTACTCAACGCGCAGGCGCAGGATATTCCGCTTGATCGTGATGTCGCGGAAATCGGACCAATCCATCCGAATCCAATAGTTTATCCCGATAGAGCGATCCACATGCAATGCGCGGCCTCGCTGCCGTTTGATCAGAAACGATTCCGCCGAGCGCAGTGCGTAGTGGTTCAGTTGTAAAAGGTCATAGCCAATTGATTTCTTGGAACTGCGCCAGCCATTTTCAGCAACCTCGCGGGTCATGTCTTTGCCTGATCCGTTGACCCATTTGACCTTTGATTTGAACGCACCATCCAGCTTGTTGGGGCGATGACAGCTGATCTTTTCATAGGCTCCGATATTCTTGAACATGGTCTTGAACCCCCAGACCGTATGAGGTTTGGGGCAGAATTTCGGGGCGCAGGTGTCGAATTGATCGACGACAAAATCATCTGACAGGTCGGTGATGCCATTGTGGCCAAACAGCCGCCACGTCATTGCAACATTGGTTGCATCAGGCACGGCGTCTAAGAAATCTTGAACCGTGCCGTTGCCGCAGCGCACGTTCATAAATTCATCCACGTCGATATGGATGATCCAATCGGCGTTTTTGATGACAGGCTCTTTCAAGGCCTGGTTCAGCGCATATTGTTGGGGTGAATTGCCCTTCCAATTGTCGTTGTTGCGGTGCTGCAAGATGCCCATTTCTTGCAAGCGATCAAGTATTTCGGTGGTCCCGTCTTCGCAGCCGTTTGTGTAGATCAAAAAGTCGTCCACACCCATGGCGCGGTGATAGGCGACCCATTCGACGATGTAGGGGGCCTCGTTTTTCATACATCCGACGATGACATTGCCGCTGGAACCTTTGGGCAGGCTGCGCGGGGGGATAGCAGTGTAAGCAGCAGCGAGCGCTTCTTCGTTCACAGCGCCCATACGGTTGTGCGGCGCAAAGGAAGACGTGCGCAATTTTTCAAAATTCTGGATGGCGAGGGGCGGCATGAGCGCGCGCGCGCTGTCGCTGAGGCCATCTTGGGGGGGCGTAGGCAACGTGCCTTCCGACATTTGCGCCAGATCAGGCAACTTGTCCTTGCTTGCCTCTGCTGTCGCCTTGTCGATCCGCCACATAAAGCCCAGCAAGTATTGCGAGGCTCGGTACCCAAACAAAGGATCGGCTTCTTCCCAAACGCCTTTTGCGCGGGGGCGTTTGAAGGTTGCCGCACGCAGGGCCGGTTGCGTTTTCAGCAGGGCCTTGTTGCCCGGTTCAAGTTTCTTTGCAATCTCATGCAGGCCAGCGATATCTATTTCTGGGCCGTCCACAGCAACCTCTTGCACCAATGTACGCCACAGCTGTCGCGGCAAAATGCGGCTTCCTTTGGCAAGCACCTGAAGGATCAGTGCGTTCAATTGCCGTCCACGGGCCAATGCGGCGGCCGGCATTGCTGGGGCAGGGGTTTCGGCCTGTGCTTTGCCAATGTTGGCAGAGATCCCAAAGCCTGCGCGCAGTTCCTCGGTCACGGTTGGCGCGCCAAAGACGTCTGCGTCATAGGCGCGTAAATGTACACGGCCCTTGCCAAAGGTACTTTCCCAGAACGTCACAAGCGCTGGATAATCAAGCCAAAATGCGGGGGCCTGCGTTTCGGCGAACACACCTGCGGCGGGGTTAATCGCGGGGGTTTGAGCCAGAGCTGCGTTCCACCAGCTGCCTTTGCTAGCCAGTGCCATTTCGACGTCGAGTGTTGAGCCACGCCCCTCAAGGATTTGTGCGGCATACCATCGCGACAAAAGTGCGGTTGGCTCATCAATATGGGCGATGATTTCGATGTCTTTGGACAGCGGCGTCAGCAAATCATAAAGCCGCGATAGTTCGGTGCCGGTCCGTAACCCAGCGGCAAGCTGGCTGCAGGACACGATCAACACGTCAGGTTTGTGTTGAGACACTTCTTTCGCAAGATCACTCGCCACGGCATCGCGCAGAACAACCTGCTTTTCTGGTGTGATATAGCCACGGTTAAACCGCAGCGGATCAATGTGGTCAGGATCCGTGACTGCCATAAACAGTCGTGTGTGGTTCTTGTTACCCAAGCTGCGTGCATAGAGAACGCCTTTTGGCACCATCTGATCGCGTTTGGACGCCAACACTGATTGCAAGCGAGGCGCGCCCGCCTCTTCAAACCCAATATGCAGATAGATTTTCATGCGAGTTTACCCCGATTGGGGTTGGCATTGGCGCGGCCCCACCACGGCAGATCGACCCCCAAATGCGCGCCTACGGCAGCTTGCGCGCCTGGGTTTTTAACGTCGAATTCCAGGTAAGCCGCGTCACCAGAAAACATCGCCGTCAGATGCGCATAATGCCCGTCAATCCATTGCATGCGCTCTTTGGTGGTCTCGCCGTACCCTTCGGGCAGGCCGGGGATGTCACTTGCGGGCAAACGGTCCATGCCAAGGTCCGACCAAGCCAGCATGGACTGGGAGACATCCCAACTGTCGCGCCTGCTGCCTAAGAAAAGAACTTTAGGGTGATACCGGCGAATGGCGTCAATCAGGGCAAAATCCATTTGCGGCCACAGGGATTTCCCGCCGCGCAACAGGCTCAGTTCGGTCAAAGCGTTGAAGTCGGCAAAATGAGCACCGGGATCACCAGTTTCGAAATAGCCGCGATAGAGCAGATCGGCGACGAATTCACCGTGTAAGCGAGCAACATCGGTTTGTTTGGCCCGTACTCGGTGATCCGCGACCCTAAAGCCAGCCATCTTGAGCGCCCTTGCAAGGGTGGTTGTGCCGGTTTTTGGAAGGCCAAGGTTGATAACACGCAAGCTCATGTCGCACCCTCAAGTAATCCCAGATCGCGCAGCATGGCTTCTTCTTGGGGGGGCAATTTGGAGGCGATGCGCAATTGATCACGCATGTCGCTATACGTCTTTTGTTCCAGCAATGCGTCGCGCATAGCGCGGTGTTTCTTGACGCTGGTGTTGTGCAGCGAACCGATATTATTTTTTGACTTCAACTGCTTCACGGCGTCTTTTAACGCAGGAAGGTGGCGCTGTATTGATGTGTCTAACCACGCGGGATCGTTGCGTTCGCGCCAATACGTATCGTCAAATTCGCGGTTTTCGCGGTTCACATCGCCTCGATCGTTCTTGACTAAATAGCTGTCGAGACTGCGCAATGCGTAGTGATTGAGCGTTGCGAATTGCCGTGCGCCTGCTGCAGGAAACCGCCGGATGCGCCGGGGGTTGGCGGCCACCAAAAAGCGGTGTGGCACGGTGCGGCCTGATCCGTCTGTCCAAGTGGGGCGGTTGCCCTTTTTTGTTTTTGGTTTGAAGAATGGGCGATGTGCACCGAAATACTGCAGCGGAAAGTCGTTTCGGACCAACGTCTTGACTTCAATCGCCGCTTCACCACACCACAGATCTGGATTGTGGCTGTGGCTGAACTGACCGATCACGGGCACGTCCATAAATTTCTCCACATCATCATTGGCGAAGAACTGGAAGTTCAAACTGATGGCTTGGGGATTGCCACAAGCTTTGATGAGGGCGGCAAAACTATGGTTGCCGACGTGGATGTTGGGGAATTCGTCTACATCGGCGACCCATACCCAATCGGCTTGGGTCACGATGTCTTGGCGCGCGGCATCTTTTAGGGCCTCCATCTGATAGTTTCGCCCCTGCGCAGGGTTTGGCAGGTGTTGCACCACGCCTAAATCGGCCAAAGCATCCAGAAGTGTATCGGTCCCGTCGGTGCAATCGTTTGAATAGAATAGAAAATCGGTCACGCCCAAGAGCTTGTGAAAGGCGATCCATTCCAAAAGAAACGGCCCTTCATTTTTTACACATGTAATTGCCGTGATGCGCATATCAGTGCCCACGTGCCTTGGCTGTTGCCGCCTTGGAATTACTCATCACTGCCTCGCCCTTTGGGCCCGGGTCCAGATGCTTGTGCCCTGTAACCTCTTTTATACGCCTTAACAGCTTCGCATTTCAGGGGAATCGCGTCAATCGTTCCGCAGTTTCATCAGGCATCACGTGACATATGCGCCAGACATCCCTTGACCGCGCGGCCCGTGGGTGCACCTTTGTGCGTCAGACAAGGGGAGGCATTATGGCCGATATTTCATCCATCGACGGCGTGCAGGCGCTTTTGGCCGAACAGGGCTATGTTAGCGATCGCTCTTTGGGCACCGTGGTGTTCTTAAGCCTAAAGCTGGGTCGGCCTCTGTTTCTTGAGGGCGAAGCGGGCGTCGGCAAGACTGAAATCGCCAAAGCATTGGCCAAGGGGCTGGGCCGACGGCTTATCCGGTTGCAATGCTATGAGGGGCTTGATGCGTCTTCTGCCGTCTATGAATGGAACTTCCCGGCGCAGATGGTTGCGATCCGGACAGCTGAGGCGACAGGTGCCGCGGACCGCGCGGCACTCAATACGGAGCTTTTCAGCGAAGATTTCCTAATCGAGCGGCCTTTGTTGCAGGCTCTGCGCCCTGATGAGAATGGCGCGCCCGTCCTGTTGATTGATGAGCTGGACCGGACTGATGCGCCCTTTGAGGCGTTTCTATTGGAGGCGCTGAGCGAATTTCAGGTCACGATCCCTGAGCTGGGGACGATCAAAGCACCAGAGCCACCCATAGTTATTCTGACGTCCAACCGCACGCGCGAGGTCCATGATGCGTTGAAGCGGCGGTGCCTGTATCACTGGGTCGATTATCCCGATTTTGACCGGGAGATGGACATTCTGACCGCCCGTGCGCCGGAAGCCGCAGAGAACCTGAGCCGCGAAGTTGTCGCTTTTGTTCAGCAGTTGCGGACTGAGGATCTATTTAAAAAGCCGGGTGTGGCTGAGACCATCGATTGGGCGAAATGTTTGCTGGCGCTTGATACGTTGACGCTGAGCCCTGAAGTTATCGCTGATACGTTGGGGGCGGTCCTGAAATACCAAGACGACATCGCAAAATTGCATGGATCAGAAGCCAAACGTATTCTTGATCAGGCCCGCGCAAGTCTAGAGCCAGCCTGATGTTTGCAGGTTCTCGCAATATCTTGAGCGCAAAGCGTGGTTGAGTACGCCCCGCTTGAACTGCCTGATAACCCGCGACTTGCGGGCAACATAACGCATTTTGCAAGGGCGTTGCGGCGGGCAGGGCTGCCTATTGGCCCGGGTCGTACGCTTGAGGCTATCCGCGCGGTTGAGGCTGCGGGTTTCTCGGAGCGTCGGGATTTCTACTGGACGCTACACGCGTGTTTTGTGAACCGGCCGGAGCAATCACGGGTGTTTGCTCAGCTGTTTCGGCTTTATTGGCGCGATCCGCGATATCTTGAGCATATGATGGCCGCGATGCTGCCTGCGATCCGGGGCGTGCAAGAAGACCGCCCGGCCAAACCGGCCGAGAAACGCGCAGCGGAGGCTTTATTGGATGGCGCAGAGGCACCGGCGCAGGACGATCCGTCCGAGACGCCAGAAGAAGACGCGCTCGTCGAAGTAGACGCCAGCCTGACGATGTCCTCGTCTGAGCGTCTGCGTAGCCTTGATTTCGAACAAATGAGCATTGCTGAGATGGCGCAAGCCAAGCGGATGCTCTCCAAACTCAAACTGCCTATCAAACCGCTGCCGTCGCGCCGTACTGCAGCAAGCTTTGGTCAAGGTCGGATAGACCCGGCAAGGTCGCTGCGCGCGGCTTTGCGCAGGGGCGGTGAAATGGATCAACTCGCGTTCAAAAAGCCACGAGCGCGGTGGCCCAATCTGGTGGTTTTATGTGATATTTCCGGCTCCATGAGCCAGTATTCCCGCGTTATCCTGCATTTTCTGCACGCTGTTGCCAATGAAAAGGGGGCAGGCTGGGCGCAGGTGCATGCCTTTACCTTTGGCACGCAGCTGACGAACATCACCCGCCATTTAGCGACCCGCGATGTAGATGCCGCACTCGCGGCTGCGGGGGCCGAAGCACAAGATTGGGAAGGTGGAACTCGTATTGGCAAAAGTATTGCTGCATTCAACCGTGACTGGTCGCGTCGGGTGCTGGGGCAGGGAGCTGTGGTGTTGCTGATCACAGATGGTTTGGACCGGGACGACCCAGACGATTTGGCGCATCAGATGCAGCGGCTTCATTTATCAGCGCGACGGCTGATTTGGCTTAACCCACTGCTGAGATGGGACGGGTTCGCGCCCAAAGCTGCAGGCATTCGCGCGATGCTACCGCATGTTGACAGTTTTCGGGCAGGTCACTCGATCGCGTCGTTGGAAGAGCTTGCGAGCGTCATCTCCAAGCCCGATGATTTAGGTGAAAAAGCACGGTTGATGGCGGCGTTGCGGGCATAAAAAAGGGGCTGAAACCGGTGTCGGTCGCACCCCCTTAGTCATCACTTTGTATTCAAAACGTTGTTACGCAAAGGTTTTTGCGAAAGTCTCACGGTAGAGTGTGCTCAGATCGGCGAGGTTGGCGGATGCGGCACCAAACGAGAGAGTGTCGCCGCCGAATGTGCCGACCCTAGCAAGGCTGACGTTTGCGGCAGTGGCTGCGGCGAGTAACTTTTCTGCCTGCGCTGGTGTTGCTGCAATAAGGTAGCGCGCCTGATCTTCGCCAAAGACGGCAGCGGTGTCGTCTAGGGTAAGAGTTGCGCCAAGCTTTGCGTGGTCGGCCATTTCGAAAGCCGCGAGCGCGAGGCCGCCATCCGACAGGTCAGTACAGGCATCAATGTCTGCGTGGTTGGCGCGAATGAAATCGCCATGACGTGCTTCGGCGGCAAGATCGACATGCGGCGCGTCGCCGTCTTTTCGGCCGAACGCTTCGGCACGCAGGGCGGATTGGCCAAGGTGGCCAGATGTTTCACCCAACAACAATGCGACATGACCGGGGCGCACATCAAAGCCGATGATGTCGTCGGTATGTGCCAGCAAACCTACAGCGCCAATGGTTGGGGTCGGCAAAATACCTGAGCCATCAGTTTCGTTGTAAAGCGACACGTTGCCCGAGACGATCGGCATGTCGAGAGCTTCGACCGCTTCGCCGATGCCTTTGATGGCACCAACGAACTGGCCCATGATTTCAGGCTTTTCTGGATTGCCGAAATTGAGGTTATCCGTTGTCGCAAGGGGCTTTGAGCCGACAGCGATTAGGTTGCGGTACGCTTCGGCGACGGCCTGTTTGCCGCCCTCAAAGGGGTTGGCGTGTACGTAGCGCGGTGTGACGTCTGACGTGAAAGCCAATGCCTTGTCGGTGCCGTGCACCCGGATGATACCTGCGCCCCAACCGGGGGTGCGGGCGGTATCGGCCATAACCATCGTGTCGTATTGCTCAAACACCCAAGATTTGGAGGCGTAATTCGGGCTTGAAAGGAGTGCGCGCAGACCCGCAATCGCATCAATGCTCGGGATGTCTGTGAGAGGGGCCGCAGGCGGGGTTTCGACCCAGGGGCGGTCATATTCGGGGGCCGTGCCGGAGAGTGCCTTGAGGGGTAGGTCGGCTTTGAGCTCACCGTGGTGGCGAATAAGAAAGCGGTCCTCGGCGATGGTTTCGCCGACGATGGCGAAATCGAGGTCCCATTTGTCAAAGACAGCTTTCGCTTCTGCCTCAAGCTCGGGGCGCAGCACCATCAGCATGCGTTCTTGGGATTCCGACAGCATCATTTCATAGGCTGTCATGTTCTTTTCGCGGGTAGGGACCTTTTCGAGGTCAAGCACCACACCAAGGTTGCCCTTGTCGCCCATTTCAACGGCCGAACAGGTAAGACCCGCAGCGCCCATATCTTGGATGGAAATGACTGCGCCGGTTGCCATCAGCTCTAGCGTGGCTTCCATCAGTCGTTTTTCGGTGAACGGATCGCCAACTTGGACGGTGGGGCGCTTTTCTTCGATTGTGTCGTCGAATTCTGCTGACGCCATAGTTGCACCGCCAACACCGTCGCGGCCGGTTTTGGCACCAAGGTAGACGACGGGCATTCCAACGCCAGAGGCCGCCGAGTAGAAAATCTTGTCTGCGTCGGCTAGGCCTGCAGCGAATGCATTTACCAGACAATTGCCGTTATAGGCTGGGTCAAAGCGCACTTCGCCGCCAACTGTTGGCACGCCAAAGCAGTTGCCATAGCCACCAACGCCAGCCACCACACCGTGCACAAGCTGGCGTGTCTTGGGGTGACTGGCCACACCAAAGCTAAGCGAGTTCATGGCCGCAATCGGCCGTGCACCCATGGTAAAGACGTCGCGCAAAATGCCACCCACGCCTGTCGCCGCACCTTGGTAGGGTTCAATATATGAGGGGTGGTTGTGGCTTTCCATTTTGAAAACCACCGCTTGGCCGTCGCCGATGTCGACCACGCCTGCGTTCTCGCCGGGGCCACAGATAACTTGAGGGCCGGTTGTGGGCAGGGTGCGCAGCCATTTCTTGGAGGACTTGTAGGAACAATGCTCATTCCACATTGCCGAAAAGACGCCAAGCTCTGTAAAGGAGGGTTCGCGGTCCAGCAGGCCTAGAATATTTGCGTATTCATCCGTGCTGAGCCCATGCTTGGCGATGAGTTCGGGTGTGATGGCGGGCTCTGTCATGAGTGCGGTTCCCCTCGCGTCAATGTCACCGCGTCTTTAGAACAGTGGCAGGCTGAGGAAAAGGGCAAAGGCCATAACAGCAGCCGGCAAGCGTCGGGCAAAAAAAGACCGGGCACAAAGGCCCGGCCAAGTCCAACAGGGAGGTACAAAGCGATGCGCCCGAAGGGCATCCATCTTCATACAGTCTAAATAGGTAGCAAGGTGCCTTCGTTCAAGGCATTATAGCCTAACGTATATGCAAACCCGATATGCACTTGGTGCATGGCTGCCGGGGCTAACCGTTTTCTTTGGCCCGCTTTTGTTTGCGATAGGTTATTATTTCATCTTGCACAAAGTCACGGAAAGCAGCGACCCGCTTAGATTGGCGCAACTCTTCGGGGTAGGCGAGGAACACCGGAACATCGGCTGATTCCACATCCGGCAGCACCTGAACGAGGTCCGGGAAGTCTTGCAATAAATAATCAGGCAGGACGCCAACACCCAGATCGTTCAGCACGCCTTGCAGCACACCAAAGTAATTATTGACCGTCAGCAGTGAGCGGATGTCGTTGAGCAGTAGCTGTTGCACTAGATTGAGGCCTGCACCAACCTGATCACTGTCCGTATTTTGGCAGATCAGGCGGTGGTCAGCCATATTTTCGATCCGGGTGGGAGTGCCGTTGGCGGCCAGATATTTCGGGCTGGCAT
It encodes the following:
- a CDS encoding glycosyltransferase family 2 protein, which translates into the protein MKIYLHIGFEEAGAPRLQSVLASKRDQMVPKGVLYARSLGNKNHTRLFMAVTDPDHIDPLRFNRGYITPEKQVVLRDAVASDLAKEVSQHKPDVLIVSCSQLAAGLRTGTELSRLYDLLTPLSKDIEIIAHIDEPTALLSRWYAAQILEGRGSTLDVEMALASKGSWWNAALAQTPAINPAAGVFAETQAPAFWLDYPALVTFWESTFGKGRVHLRAYDADVFGAPTVTEELRAGFGISANIGKAQAETPAPAMPAAALARGRQLNALILQVLAKGSRILPRQLWRTLVQEVAVDGPEIDIAGLHEIAKKLEPGNKALLKTQPALRAATFKRPRAKGVWEEADPLFGYRASQYLLGFMWRIDKATAEASKDKLPDLAQMSEGTLPTPPQDGLSDSARALMPPLAIQNFEKLRTSSFAPHNRMGAVNEEALAAAYTAIPPRSLPKGSSGNVIVGCMKNEAPYIVEWVAYHRAMGVDDFLIYTNGCEDGTTEILDRLQEMGILQHRNNDNWKGNSPQQYALNQALKEPVIKNADWIIHIDVDEFMNVRCGNGTVQDFLDAVPDATNVAMTWRLFGHNGITDLSDDFVVDQFDTCAPKFCPKPHTVWGFKTMFKNIGAYEKISCHRPNKLDGAFKSKVKWVNGSGKDMTREVAENGWRSSKKSIGYDLLQLNHYALRSAESFLIKRQRGRALHVDRSIGINYWIRMDWSDFRDITIKRNILRLRVEYDRLMQDKTLKKWHKKGSEWHRAKAGELKKNPEFADLLTQALNVKLTETERVAYALALDMES
- a CDS encoding AAA family ATPase, producing the protein MADISSIDGVQALLAEQGYVSDRSLGTVVFLSLKLGRPLFLEGEAGVGKTEIAKALAKGLGRRLIRLQCYEGLDASSAVYEWNFPAQMVAIRTAEATGAADRAALNTELFSEDFLIERPLLQALRPDENGAPVLLIDELDRTDAPFEAFLLEALSEFQVTIPELGTIKAPEPPIVILTSNRTREVHDALKRRCLYHWVDYPDFDREMDILTARAPEAAENLSREVVAFVQQLRTEDLFKKPGVAETIDWAKCLLALDTLTLSPEVIADTLGAVLKYQDDIAKLHGSEAKRILDQARASLEPA
- a CDS encoding glycosyltransferase family 2 protein — encoded protein: MRITAITCVKNEGPFLLEWIAFHKLLGVTDFLFYSNDCTDGTDTLLDALADLGVVQHLPNPAQGRNYQMEALKDAARQDIVTQADWVWVADVDEFPNIHVGNHSFAALIKACGNPQAISLNFQFFANDDVEKFMDVPVIGQFSHSHNPDLWCGEAAIEVKTLVRNDFPLQYFGAHRPFFKPKTKKGNRPTWTDGSGRTVPHRFLVAANPRRIRRFPAAGARQFATLNHYALRSLDSYLVKNDRGDVNRENREFDDTYWRERNDPAWLDTSIQRHLPALKDAVKQLKSKNNIGSLHNTSVKKHRAMRDALLEQKTYSDMRDQLRIASKLPPQEEAMLRDLGLLEGAT
- a CDS encoding sulfotransferase, which gives rise to MSLRVINLGLPKTGTTTLARALKMAGFRVADHRVRAKQTDVARLHGEFVADLLYRGYFETGDPGAHFADFNALTELSLLRGGKSLWPQMDFALIDAIRRYHPKVLFLGSRRDSWDVSQSMLAWSDLGMDRLPASDIPGLPEGYGETTKERMQWIDGHYAHLTAMFSGDAAYLEFDVKNPGAQAAVGAHLGVDLPWWGRANANPNRGKLA